A stretch of Cytophagales bacterium DNA encodes these proteins:
- a CDS encoding L-threonylcarbamoyladenylate synthase — MADISAHIDPAVKLLKANDLVAIPTETVYGLAGNALNETTISKIFAVKRRPKFDPLIAHVGDERMLEKLVHSFPEKAQRLAEKFWPGPLTLLLSKREDVPDLLTSGSERVAVRMPNHPLTLELLQQLDFPLAAPSANPFGYVSPTTAQHVADQLGPNIPYILDGGPCTIGLESSIVGFEGEDAIVYRLGGLPLEEIQKVIGPVKVNLNKSSNPQAPGMLKSHYSPGKPVILGEIEALINEHRDQQIGIIAFDKKYGNFPQVTLSTTGDMQEAAANLFKALRELDTDHVDVILAEQVPDHGLGRAINDRLERAAAK, encoded by the coding sequence ATGGCTGATATCTCCGCACATATCGACCCGGCAGTTAAGTTACTCAAGGCTAACGATTTAGTAGCCATACCCACCGAAACAGTGTATGGATTGGCAGGGAATGCCCTGAATGAAACGACTATCTCCAAAATCTTTGCCGTAAAGCGCAGGCCGAAGTTTGATCCGCTGATTGCGCATGTTGGAGATGAGCGTATGTTGGAAAAGCTGGTCCACTCGTTTCCTGAAAAGGCCCAACGTTTGGCTGAAAAATTTTGGCCTGGTCCGCTAACCCTACTCCTTTCCAAAAGAGAGGACGTTCCTGATCTTTTGACATCAGGTTCTGAGCGAGTGGCTGTGCGCATGCCCAATCACCCACTGACCCTGGAATTGCTACAACAACTGGACTTTCCACTGGCTGCTCCTAGTGCGAATCCCTTTGGATATGTTTCTCCAACCACCGCTCAACATGTTGCCGATCAACTAGGGCCGAATATTCCTTACATTTTGGATGGAGGTCCGTGTACCATTGGCCTGGAATCAAGTATCGTGGGGTTTGAAGGAGAAGACGCCATTGTATACCGTTTGGGAGGGCTCCCTCTGGAAGAAATCCAGAAAGTGATCGGCCCTGTCAAAGTAAACCTGAATAAAAGTTCTAACCCACAAGCACCGGGCATGCTCAAATCACATTATTCGCCTGGTAAACCAGTAATTTTAGGTGAGATTGAAGCCTTGATCAACGAACATCGGGATCAGCAAATCGGGATCATTGCCTTTGATAAAAAGTATGGGAATTTCCCTCAAGTGACACTTTCTACTACTGGTGATATGCAGGAAGCAGCGGCAAATCTTTTCAAAGCCCTGCGAGAACTTGATACGGATCATGTGGATGTCATACTTGCTGAGCAGGTCCCGGATCATGGACTGGGCAGAGCCATCAATGACCGGCTGGAAAGGGCCGCAGCGAAATAA
- a CDS encoding phosphoglycerate kinase — MKTIDDFNFSGKKALIRVDFNVPLNASFEVTDETRIKAAIPTIKKIIADGGSAILMSHLGRPKEGPEEKYSLKHIIPNLSEKLGVDVQFAGDCIGAEAEEKAAALSGGDVLLLENVRFYKQETKGDEDFAASLAKLGTIYVNDAFGTAHRAHASTTIVAKHFNEKCCGYVMSAELDNAKKVLDNAERPFTAIMGGAKISDKILIIERLLDKVDNLIIGGGMSYTFFKAIGGSIGNSLVEEDKLDLAKELISKAKEKGVNLELPKDSVIADAFDNGANTQVADNFSISDGWMGLDLGPESSEVFSNLIKESKTILWNGPMGVFEMSNFAGGTNKVAQAVVEATKNGGFSLIGGGDSAAAVNNLGYGDDVSYVSTGGGALLEYMEGKVLPGVAALEA; from the coding sequence ATGAAGACGATAGATGATTTTAATTTCAGCGGGAAAAAAGCACTGATCCGTGTGGACTTTAATGTTCCCTTGAATGCATCGTTTGAGGTGACCGATGAAACACGTATCAAAGCGGCCATCCCGACCATTAAGAAAATCATCGCTGATGGAGGATCAGCTATTTTGATGAGTCACCTCGGCCGTCCAAAAGAAGGACCAGAAGAAAAGTATTCTCTCAAGCACATCATTCCTAATCTTTCGGAAAAATTGGGCGTAGACGTTCAGTTCGCGGGTGATTGCATTGGTGCAGAAGCCGAAGAAAAGGCTGCAGCTTTGTCCGGTGGCGACGTACTACTATTGGAAAATGTACGCTTTTACAAACAAGAGACAAAAGGCGATGAAGACTTTGCTGCATCCCTGGCCAAATTAGGAACCATCTACGTGAATGACGCTTTTGGCACCGCTCACCGAGCCCATGCTTCTACAACTATTGTTGCTAAGCACTTTAACGAAAAATGCTGTGGGTATGTGATGAGCGCGGAACTCGACAATGCTAAGAAAGTACTTGACAATGCTGAGCGTCCTTTCACTGCAATCATGGGTGGAGCGAAAATCTCTGATAAGATCCTGATCATTGAAAGACTGCTGGACAAAGTGGACAACCTGATCATAGGTGGCGGCATGTCCTATACGTTCTTTAAAGCCATAGGCGGCTCAATCGGAAACTCTCTGGTGGAAGAAGACAAGCTAGATCTTGCAAAGGAATTGATCAGCAAGGCCAAAGAAAAAGGCGTGAACCTGGAATTACCTAAAGATTCGGTAATTGCCGACGCTTTTGACAATGGCGCCAATACACAAGTGGCAGATAACTTCAGCATCTCCGATGGGTGGATGGGACTGGATCTGGGACCAGAATCCTCTGAAGTATTTTCCAACCTGATCAAGGAATCAAAAACGATCCTTTGGAATGGCCCGATGGGTGTATTCGAAATGAGCAACTTCGCTGGTGGAACCAATAAAGTCGCACAAGCTGTCGTAGAAGCCACAAAGAATGGCGGCTTCTCACTCATTGGTGGTGGTGATTCGGCCGCTGCAGTCAATAACCTGGGATACGGAGATGATGTCTCTTATGTATCTACAGGAGGCGGAGCCTTACTCGAATACATGGAAGGCAAAGTGCTTCCCGGAGTTGCCGCATTAGAAGCTTAA